One part of the Solanum dulcamara chromosome 3, daSolDulc1.2, whole genome shotgun sequence genome encodes these proteins:
- the LOC129882379 gene encoding protein yippee-like has product MGRLFVITLEGNIYRCKHCHTHFGLAEHIISKTFQCRHGKAYLFDQVVNVTLGEKEERMMLTGMHTVVDIFCVGCGSIVGWKYEAAQEKSQKYKEGRFILERFKILGPDGSSYSIIQDAQLGGGDTDEP; this is encoded by the exons ATGGGTAGGCTTTTTGTAATCACTCTTGAAGGAAACATCTATAGATGCAAGCACTGTCACACTCATTTTGGTCTTGCTGAACACATTATTTCTAAG ACATTTCAATGCAGGCATGGGAAGGCTTACCTCTTTGATCAAGT TGTGAATGTTACTCTTGGAGAGAAAGAAGAGCGGATGATGCTGACTGGAATGCACACTGTTGTTGACATATTCTGTGTGGGATGTGGCTCAATTGTGGGGTGGAAATAT GAAGCTGCGCAGGAGAAAAGCCAAAAGTACAAGGAAGGGAGGTTCATCCTTGAGAG GTTTAAGATCTTGGGTCCAGATGGAAGCAGttattcaataattcaagatgCTCAGCTTGGAGGAGGTGATACAGATGAACCTTGA
- the LOC129882378 gene encoding uncharacterized protein LOC129882378 yields the protein MGTVNFIWNLTKNYFTFGLIGLTVSDRYASIVPVGGISMSPTFNPHDDSSMRSLTRDFVIVEKLCLEKYKFSLGDVVVFSSPTNHKEKNIKRITALPGDLVSTPHYDAVVIPEGHCWVEGDNRAWSLDSRSFGPIPLGLVRGRVTHVVWPPHRVGKVERMIPKSLTPF from the exons ATGGGAACTGTGAACTTCATCTGGAATTTAActaagaattatttcacttttgGGCTCATAGGCCTTACTGTCTCTGATCGTTATGCTAGTATTGTTCCTGTTGGTGGCATTTCAATGTCTCCAACATTTAATCCACATGATGACAGTTCCATGAGATCCTTGACTC GTGACTTTGTTATAGTGGAGAAGCTTTGCCTAGAAAAGTACAAGTTCTCCCTTGGCGATGTGGTTGTCTTCAG CTCCCCAACTAAtcataaagagaaaaatataaagagaATAACAGCCTTACCAGGTGACTTGGTCAGTACCCCTCATTATGATGCAGTAGTGATCCCTGAAGGACATTGTTGGGTTGAAGGCGACAATCGGGCTTGGAGCTTGGACTCAAGATCCTTTGGCCCT ATCCCTCTTGGTTTGGTTCGCGGAAGGGTTACCCATGTTGTGTGGCCTCCTCACCGGGTTGGTAAAGTTGAAAGAATGATACCAAAGAGCCTAACACCTTTCTAa
- the LOC129882380 gene encoding 40S ribosomal protein S9-2-like, with protein sequence MVHVSFYRNYGKTFKKPRRPYEKERLDAELKLVGEYGLRCKRELWRVQYALSRIRNAARMLLTLDEKDPRRIFEGEALLRRMNRYGLLDESQNKLDYVLALTVENFLERRLQTLVFKTGMAKSIHHARVLIRQRHIRVGRQVVNVASFMVRVDSQKHIDFSLTSPFGGGRPGRVKRKNQKAAAKKAAGGDGDEEDDE encoded by the exons ATGGTGCATGTCTCCTTTTACCGCAACT ATGGGAAGACCTTTAAGAAGCCTCGACGCCCATATGAGAAGGAGCGATTGGATGCAGAGTTAAAGCTTGTCGGAGAATATGGATTGAGGTGCAAGAGGGAGCTTTGGAGAGTTCAGTATGCTTTGAGCCGTATCAGAAATGCTGCAAGAATGCTTCTGACCTTGGATGAGAAAGACCCACGTCGTATTTTTGAAGGTGAAGCACTCTTGAGAAGGATGAACAGATATGGGTTATTGGATGAGAGCCAGAACAAGCTTGATTATGTCTTAGCCCTCACTGTCGAGAACTTTCTTGAGCGTCGTCTCCAAACCCTCGTCTTCAAGACTGGCATGGCCAAATCAATCCACCATGCTAGAGTGCTCATTCGACAAAGGCATATCAG AGTTGGTAGGCAGGTGGTGAACGTTGCTTCTTTTATGGTGAGAGTGGACTCCCAGAAGCACATTGACTTCTCTCTCACCAGTCCATTCGGTGGTGGGCGCCCTGGAAGAGTGAAGAGAAAGAACCAAAAGGCTGCTGCAAAGAAGGCAGCTGGTGGTGATGGAGACGAGGAAGATGACGAATGA